In Dermacentor andersoni chromosome 4, qqDerAnde1_hic_scaffold, whole genome shotgun sequence, the following proteins share a genomic window:
- the LOC126536188 gene encoding neprilysin-1-like gives MSLTQLWEETRLVWHALRDTPEADEDYRLPGSYTQPYARYWYLLNTVRLSLGLLAQPAYHREGTRAMLFGGLGFLFARQLVGAVDGSGIGVDAMGKPVAGSWIGDSTARVNFEKRLRCEVDLFPDVPAVEVAFAAFLDGASSGLRLSRRFSELQVFFLTLCHLTCACGHPDNLYGADCNRVVKNFQPFADAFRCAPGSKMNPTNKCRFFG, from the exons ATGTCGCTGACGCAGCTGTGGGAAGAGACGCGCCTGGTGTGGCACGCGCTACGGGACACGCCCGAAGCTGATGAGGACTACCGGCTGCCGGGCAGTTACACGCAGCCGTACGCCCGCTACTGGTACCTGCTGAACACGGTGCGGTTGTCGCTGGGGCTGCTGGCGCAGCCGGCCTACCACCGCGAGGGCACGCGGGCGATGCTGTTCGGAGGCTTGGGATTCCTCTTCGCTCGCCAGCTAGTGGGCGCCGTGGACGGCAGCGGCATTGGTGTGGACGCCATGGGCAAGCCCGTGGCCGGTTCGTGGATTGGCGACTCCACGGCTCGAGTCAATTTCGAGAAGCGCCTGCGCTGCGAG GTGGACCTGTTTCCCGACGTGCCTGCGGTCGAGGTGGCCTTCGCGGCCTTCCTTGATGGTGCCTCTAGCGGCTTGCGACTATCACGCCGCTTCAGTGAGCTCCAGGTGTTTTTTCTCACCCTGTGCCACCTGACATGCGCCTGTGGCCACCCTGACAACCTGTATGGCGCCGACTGCAACCGGGTCGTCAAGAACTTCCAGCCGTTCGCCGACGCCTTCCGCTGTGCGCCGGGCTCGAAGATGAACCCAACCAACAAGTGCCGCTTCTTCGGCTAG